From Jiangella mangrovi:
GACGGGTCTGGGTCGACGTGGGCTTCTGGGGCGGCGCCGTGCCGGGCAACCGGCCCGATCTGGAGCCGCTGCACCGTGCCGGGGTGTTCGGCTTCAAGTGCTTCCTGCTCGACTCAGGGGTCGACGAGTTCGGTCACCTCGAGCCCGAGGAGTTCGCGCCGGCGATGCGCGACTGCGCCGGCCTGGGTGCGCTGATGATCGTCCACGCCGAGGACGGCCGGCTGCTCGACGAGACCGCGCTCGACGGCGTCCACTACGCCGGCTTCCTCGCCTCCCGCCCCGAGGAGGCCGAGAAGGCCGCCATCGACCTGGTCATCGCCCAGGCCCGTGCCACGGGCGCCCGCGCCCACATCGTCCACCTCAGCGCTGCCGGGGCGGTGCCGGCCCTGCGCGACGCCCGCGCGGCCGGCGTCGACGTGAGCGTCGAGACGTGCCCGCACTACCTGACCTTCGACGCCGAGCACATCGCCGACGGCGCCACCGAGCTCAAGTGCTGCCCGCCGATCCGCGGCGCCGCCAATCGTGGGGCGCTCTGGGCCGCGCTGGCCGCGGGTGACCTCGACTTCGTCGTCTCCGACCACTCGCCATGCACCGCGGAGCTCAAGGCGCGCGGCGGCGGCGACTTCGGCGCGGCGTGGGGCGGGATCGCGTCGGTCCAGCTCGGGCTGCCCGCGGTGTGGACGGCCGCCCGGGCCCGGGGCCACTCGCCGGCCGACGTGGTGCGGTGGATGGCCACCGCGCCGGCGGACCGGATCGGCCTGCGCCACAAGGGCCGCATCGAGGCAGGTGCCGACGCGGACCTCGTGCGGTTCGCGCCCGACGAGGAGTTCGTCGTCGACGTCGCGACGCTGCACCACCGCAACCCGGTCTCGGCCTACGCCGGGCGCCGGCTGTCGGGGGTGGTCCGCGAGACGTGGCTGCGCGGCCGGCCCGTCGGTGACGCGCCGGCCGGGACGCTGCTTCGAAGGGGGGAGCGATGAACGACTACTACGTGCCGCGCGGCGGACTGCCGCCGCAGACCGCCCTGACCACGGACCGCGCGAGGTTCACCGAGGCGTACGCCGTCATCCCGGCCCGCACGCTCAGCGACATCACCGCATCCTTCCTGCCCGGGTGGGCGAACACACGGCTGTGGGTGCTGGCCAGGCCGCTGTCGGGCTTCGCCGAGACGTTCAGCCAGTACGTCGTCGAGGTGTCGTCCGGGGGCGGCTCCGAACACCCCGAGCCCGACCCGGAGGCGGAGGGCGTCCTGTTCGTGGTCGACGGGTCGCCCACCCTCACCGTCGACGGCGTCGCGCACGTGCTGCGGCCGGGCTCGTACGCCTTCCTTCCGCCCGGCACCCGCTGGACCCTCGCGAACGAGACGTCGGCGACCGCGACGTTCCACTGGATCCGCAAGGCCTACCAACGCGTCGACGGCCTCGACGTTCCGCCCGCCTTCGTGACCCGCGAGCAGGACGTCACCCCCGCCGACATGCCCGGAACCGGCGGCGCGTGGTCGACGACCCGCTTCGTGGACGTCGCCGACCTGCGCCACGACATGCACGTCAACATCGTGAACTTCCGGCCCGGCGCCTCGATCCCGTTCCCGGAGACGCACGTGATGGAACACGGCCTCTACGTCCTGGAGGGCAAGGCGGTCTACCTGCTCAACGAGGACTGGGTCGAGGTCGAGGCCGGCGACTTCATGTGGCTGCGCGCCTTCTGCCCACAGGCCTGTTACGCCGGTGGGCCCGGGCCGTTCCGCTATCTCCTCTACAAGGACGTCAACCGGCACGTCTCACTCTGACGAGCGGACGACCTTGTCGAAGACCTCGTTGAGCGCCTCAGTCGAGCTCGGGTGGGTGTAGATCGAGGTGCGCAGCTCCGTCGCCGTCACGTCGTGGCGCATGGCGAGGGCGACGGTGTTGACGATCTCCTGCGCGTCGATGGAGAGCAGCGCGGCGCCCAGCACGAGGTCGGTGTCGGCGTCGACGACGAACTTCATGACGCCGCGGGTCTCCTCGACGGTGTAGGCGCGCGGCATCGCGACGATGTCGGCGACGTTCTCGCGCGACACGACGATGTTCCGGCCCTGCTCGCGTGCCTGGGTCTCGGTGAGTCCGACGGTGGCCAGCGGCGGGCTCATGAACAGCGTGCGGGGGACGGCGACCCGGTCCGCCGTCGACCGCTTCCCCTCGCCGAGCAGCTGGTCGAGCACGATGCGTGCGTCGTCGAGGGAGATGTAGGTGAACTGCGGTCCGCCGTTGACGTCGCCGAGGGCGAAGACGTGCGACTGGCTGGTGCGCAGGTGCTCGTCGACCTCGATGGCGCCGCGCGGGGTGGTGTGCACGCCGGCGGCCTCGAGGTTCAGCCCCGCGGTCGCGGGCCGGCGGCCGGTGGCGGGCAGCACGGCGTCGGCCTCGACGCTGAGGGTCTGGCCGTGCTTCTCGTAGACGACGGTGGTGGCGGCGCCCTCGTCGCGGACGGCGACGACGGTCGCGCCGGTGACGATCTGGATGCCGTCGCCCTGCAGGATGTCCGTCACGACCTGGGCGACGTCCTCGTCCTCGCGCCCGAGCAGGCGGTCGGCGGACTCCAGGACGGTCACCTGGGCGCCGAAGTGCCGGTAGATCGAGGCGAACTCCAGACCGAGGTACCCACCGCCGATGACCACCAGCCGCTCGGGCAGCCGGTCCTGCTGGATGAGGTCGGTGCTGCTGACCCGGTGCGGGCTCTCGGCCAGGCCCGGGATCGCGGGGACCATCGGCTCCGAGCCGGTGTTGATCAGCACGGTCTGCGCCGTGACGGTGATGGCGTCGTCTCCCTCGCCGACGGCGACGGTGTGCGGATCGACGAACCGGGCGGTGCCGGTGATGACGGTCGCGGTGTCCTTGCC
This genomic window contains:
- a CDS encoding dihydrolipoyl dehydrogenase family protein, whose amino-acid sequence is MTTTTTITADVLVVGFGKGGKTAAHALTDAGRRVVLVEQSENMYGGTCPNVGCVPTKMLVHYSNAKRLEDDAQEFFAGSVAGVRALTSAFRRGNFEALDGKDTATVITGTARFVDPHTVAVGEGDDAITVTAQTVLINTGSEPMVPAIPGLAESPHRVSSTDLIQQDRLPERLVVIGGGYLGLEFASIYRHFGAQVTVLESADRLLGREDEDVAQVVTDILQGDGIQIVTGATVVAVRDEGAATTVVYEKHGQTLSVEADAVLPATGRRPATAGLNLEAAGVHTTPRGAIEVDEHLRTSQSHVFALGDVNGGPQFTYISLDDARIVLDQLLGEGKRSTADRVAVPRTLFMSPPLATVGLTETQAREQGRNIVVSRENVADIVAMPRAYTVEETRGVMKFVVDADTDLVLGAALLSIDAQEIVNTVALAMRHDVTATELRTSIYTHPSSTEALNEVFDKVVRSSE
- a CDS encoding bifunctional allantoicase/(S)-ureidoglycine aminohydrolase, whose amino-acid sequence is MNDYYVPRGGLPPQTALTTDRARFTEAYAVIPARTLSDITASFLPGWANTRLWVLARPLSGFAETFSQYVVEVSSGGGSEHPEPDPEAEGVLFVVDGSPTLTVDGVAHVLRPGSYAFLPPGTRWTLANETSATATFHWIRKAYQRVDGLDVPPAFVTREQDVTPADMPGTGGAWSTTRFVDVADLRHDMHVNIVNFRPGASIPFPETHVMEHGLYVLEGKAVYLLNEDWVEVEAGDFMWLRAFCPQACYAGGPGPFRYLLYKDVNRHVSL
- the allB gene encoding allantoinase AllB is translated as MAADLDLVVRARRAVVDGAEAPAAVGIAGGRIAVVTAYDDAPPAARTVTLEDDEVLLPGLVDTHVHVNEPGRSEWEGFATATRAAAAGGVTTIVDMPLNSVPPTTTVDALELKRRTAEGRVWVDVGFWGGAVPGNRPDLEPLHRAGVFGFKCFLLDSGVDEFGHLEPEEFAPAMRDCAGLGALMIVHAEDGRLLDETALDGVHYAGFLASRPEEAEKAAIDLVIAQARATGARAHIVHLSAAGAVPALRDARAAGVDVSVETCPHYLTFDAEHIADGATELKCCPPIRGAANRGALWAALAAGDLDFVVSDHSPCTAELKARGGGDFGAAWGGIASVQLGLPAVWTAARARGHSPADVVRWMATAPADRIGLRHKGRIEAGADADLVRFAPDEEFVVDVATLHHRNPVSAYAGRRLSGVVRETWLRGRPVGDAPAGTLLRRGER